The following proteins are co-located in the Rippkaea orientalis PCC 8801 genome:
- a CDS encoding TetR/AcrR family transcriptional regulator codes for MNSVKSGVTVATTKAEKVKNAKPLRDAQATQAVILAAAEVEFAQNGFTAARTEAIAAKTGVAKSMIYYYFKDKEGLYRAVLERSHADLLQTAQNLELEQLSPEVALEKFLRALLDCVSRNPRLPTIMFFEAVQNQGKYYKNSRSPSIDTVLIRILERGVTTGVFRSLDPFQSAINIMGTCLFYFIGTGNIQQFPQGKRLLSQSMLEQHSQEAIALILAGVRKVGLEKIEEMSFFISPMQEIK; via the coding sequence ATGAACTCTGTAAAATCTGGGGTAACTGTGGCAACGACAAAAGCTGAAAAGGTCAAAAATGCTAAACCTCTTCGAGATGCTCAAGCAACGCAAGCGGTAATTTTAGCCGCCGCAGAAGTGGAATTTGCTCAAAATGGTTTCACGGCTGCCAGAACCGAGGCGATCGCCGCTAAAACTGGAGTGGCAAAATCAATGATTTATTACTACTTCAAAGACAAAGAAGGGTTGTATCGAGCCGTTTTGGAGCGATCACACGCTGACCTTTTACAAACGGCTCAGAACCTAGAACTCGAGCAGCTATCCCCTGAAGTCGCGTTAGAAAAGTTTTTGAGAGCATTGCTCGATTGCGTATCTCGTAATCCCAGACTCCCGACGATCATGTTTTTTGAAGCAGTGCAAAACCAGGGGAAATACTACAAAAATAGTCGCTCGCCCAGTATTGATACAGTTTTAATTAGAATTTTGGAAAGAGGTGTGACGACAGGAGTATTTCGTTCGCTTGATCCCTTTCAATCAGCCATTAACATCATGGGAACTTGCCTGTTCTACTTCATTGGTACTGGAAACATCCAGCAGTTTCCTCAAGGAAAGCGACTTCTCAGTCAATCCATGCTAGAGCAGCATTCTCAAGAAGCGATCGCACTAATCTTGGCAGGTGTGCGCAAAGTTGGACTTGAGAAAATAGAGGAAATGTCATTTTTTATTTCTCCTATGCAGGAAATAAAGTAA
- a CDS encoding transposase: protein MSLLEQIKDSKLYKACLKVAKVHAQIKDCSTDFLYKLTTKLVQENDLIAIEDLGIKNMVKNHKLARAMNDASWGEFTRQLEYECQ from the coding sequence GTGAGTTTATTAGAACAAATTAAGGATAGTAAGCTGTATAAAGCTTGTCTTAAAGTAGCTAAAGTACACGCTCAAATTAAAGATTGTTCTACGGATTTTCTTTATAAACTAACCACTAAACTTGTTCAAGAAAATGACCTAATTGCGATTGAAGATTTAGGCATTAAAAATATGGTAAAAAACCATAAATTAGCTAGAGCAATGAATGATGCTAGTTGGGGAGAATTTACCCGTCAATTAGAGTACGAATGCCAATAG
- a CDS encoding CBS domain-containing protein, which yields MSKIVADVMTPNAITVTRQTPLSEAIRILAEKRISGLPVVDDSGKLVGVISETDLMWQETGVEPPPYIMILDSVIYLQNPARYEKEIHKALGQTVGEVMSNHPISIKSSQSLREAAQIMHEKKIRRLPVVDETGKQVIGILTQGDIIRSMAKG from the coding sequence ATGAGCAAAATTGTTGCAGATGTGATGACCCCCAATGCAATAACGGTGACTCGACAAACACCGTTATCTGAAGCTATCCGAATTTTGGCCGAGAAACGAATCAGTGGTTTACCCGTCGTTGATGATTCCGGAAAATTAGTGGGAGTTATTTCTGAAACCGATTTGATGTGGCAAGAGACAGGGGTTGAACCTCCTCCCTACATCATGATCCTTGATAGTGTTATTTATTTACAAAATCCAGCCCGTTATGAGAAAGAGATTCATAAAGCTTTAGGGCAAACAGTGGGGGAAGTGATGAGTAATCACCCAATTTCAATTAAATCCTCCCAATCACTGCGGGAAGCAGCTCAAATTATGCACGAGAAGAAAATTCGTCGTTTACCTGTAGTCGATGAAACAGGAAAGCAAGTCATTGGTATCCTCACCCAAGGAGATATTATTCGCTCAATGGCTAAAGGTTAA
- a CDS encoding ArnT family glycosyltransferase — protein sequence MTWQQSVFQILLVGLVFRSILALWLFPGYDEGYYYLYSQHLDWSYFDHPPLVALTTGFGVWLTGIASPFTLRLGTLILYTGSLLLLYLTSARLFNHQGAKITLIIASIIPIFTVGFGVITLPDSPLIFFWSASLYCAVCEFFPTANQSYRPSYRLSILGILVGLACLSKYHGFILALGLIAFCLTSSKHRCALFSPWMGLAIGLFIITLFPLWFWNLQHNWVSLRFQLFHRFDPPPEGIVSPSGYNLLKVFGVFLTGIGLLFPTIGFPLWWVNLRTLINQFSDIFPHKWLQYSWVFPLRERDDFLKEKQLLILWVSLPLMVGFTLLGGKQQILVTWPIPGFWGATLLLGIYAFQWQQRSRYLIRWWLGGTGIIISTILFLLLLHITTGTLQKSSHSAIFGGFLEPKSDPANELIDIQQLRQGFASSPVLLNALQNSHFIFSNAYYLGGLIDLALRPLNPIPVTCFSYDRRGFSFWPDTDQWIGEDALYITLERFHKMPHLNNEFRDYFLSFQEIGTVPIQRGGVVVTIFHVYQAKTLLRPYSSPINNQLN from the coding sequence TTGACGTGGCAACAATCGGTCTTTCAGATTTTGCTAGTAGGATTGGTTTTTCGTTCCATTCTTGCCTTATGGTTGTTTCCTGGCTACGATGAAGGCTATTATTATCTCTATAGTCAACATTTAGATTGGAGTTACTTTGATCATCCACCTTTAGTTGCTTTAACAACGGGGTTTGGTGTTTGGTTAACGGGAATTGCTTCACCATTTACACTCCGTTTAGGGACACTAATTTTATATACAGGCAGTCTTTTACTATTATATCTCACCAGTGCTCGATTATTTAATCATCAAGGGGCAAAAATAACATTAATTATTGCTTCTATTATTCCTATCTTTACCGTAGGTTTTGGGGTAATTACGCTTCCTGATAGTCCTTTAATCTTTTTTTGGTCAGCAAGTTTATATTGCGCGGTTTGTGAATTTTTTCCAACAGCTAATCAAAGTTATCGTCCTAGCTATCGCCTTAGTATTTTAGGAATTTTGGTTGGGTTAGCTTGTTTGAGTAAATATCATGGCTTTATTCTAGCATTAGGATTAATTGCCTTTTGTCTAACCAGTTCTAAGCATCGCTGTGCTTTATTCTCTCCGTGGATGGGACTAGCAATAGGATTATTTATCATCACGCTATTTCCTCTTTGGTTTTGGAATTTACAGCATAATTGGGTTTCTTTACGATTTCAGTTATTTCATCGCTTTGATCCTCCACCAGAGGGAATTGTTTCACCTTCTGGCTATAATTTATTGAAAGTTTTTGGGGTTTTTTTGACAGGTATAGGCTTACTTTTTCCGACGATTGGTTTTCCTTTATGGTGGGTTAATCTACGAACGCTAATCAATCAATTTTCTGATATTTTTCCGCACAAATGGCTTCAATATTCATGGGTTTTTCCTCTAAGGGAAAGGGATGATTTTTTAAAAGAAAAACAGTTATTAATTCTCTGGGTTTCTTTGCCGTTAATGGTAGGATTTACTCTGTTAGGAGGAAAACAACAAATTCTTGTTACTTGGCCTATCCCTGGATTTTGGGGAGCCACTTTATTATTAGGAATTTATGCGTTTCAATGGCAACAGAGATCGCGTTATCTTATTAGATGGTGGTTAGGAGGAACAGGGATTATTATTTCGACTATTTTATTTCTATTGCTGCTACATATTACTACAGGAACCCTACAAAAATCCAGTCATTCTGCTATCTTTGGCGGATTTTTGGAGCCTAAAAGTGATCCCGCTAATGAATTGATTGATATTCAACAACTCCGTCAAGGGTTTGCTTCATCTCCTGTGCTTTTAAATGCTTTACAAAACAGTCATTTTATCTTTAGTAATGCCTATTACTTAGGAGGATTAATAGATTTAGCCCTCAGACCTCTAAACCCTATCCCCGTGACTTGTTTTAGTTACGATAGACGGGGATTTTCATTTTGGCCGGATACTGATCAATGGATAGGAGAAGATGCTCTTTATATTACCCTAGAAAGATTCCATAAAATGCCTCATTTAAACAATGAATTTAGGGATTACTTCTTGAGTTTTCAAGAAATTGGAACAGTTCCTATCCAACGAGGAGGGGTCGTTGTTACCATTTTTCATGTGTATCAAGCCAAAACATTATTAAGACCCTATAGTAGTCCAATCAATAATCAATTGAACTAG
- a CDS encoding LapA family protein: protein MPLLLLFFILVVTVIFLLQNQQPVVLYFLGTNPKTALFTLTLPIGLWVILFAVAGIVTSLIIQFVNRSPQITPSRSSTPPPRREPPKTPPPKPQPSQFPESSQDLNWESVPKPNWEGTEPQLIEEEDDWKIEEPPMQPTIPRKPREQLERELRRPVDENQGKNFEREQPPPRVSQQGSVYSYTYRELRDNQENESSVPPQDKTRPGKDKTSEQIYDANYRVLTPPYQEPQEETKENEEQDWI, encoded by the coding sequence ATGCCATTATTATTACTATTTTTTATTCTCGTTGTAACCGTTATCTTTCTGCTGCAAAATCAGCAACCTGTGGTTCTCTACTTCCTGGGAACCAATCCTAAAACGGCATTATTTACCCTAACCCTTCCTATTGGCCTTTGGGTTATTCTTTTTGCAGTGGCTGGCATTGTCACCAGCCTAATTATACAGTTTGTGAACCGATCGCCCCAAATTACCCCCTCAAGATCTTCAACCCCTCCTCCCCGTCGAGAACCCCCAAAAACCCCACCCCCAAAACCCCAACCGTCTCAGTTTCCGGAGTCTTCCCAAGACTTGAACTGGGAATCTGTCCCTAAACCTAATTGGGAAGGAACGGAACCGCAATTAATTGAGGAAGAAGACGATTGGAAAATTGAAGAACCCCCGATGCAACCGACAATTCCTCGTAAACCCCGTGAACAACTTGAACGGGAATTACGACGGCCAGTCGATGAAAATCAAGGGAAGAATTTTGAACGGGAACAACCCCCCCCTAGAGTATCCCAACAAGGTTCGGTTTATTCCTATACCTATCGAGAACTTCGTGATAACCAAGAAAACGAGTCCTCTGTTCCTCCTCAAGACAAAACCCGTCCCGGTAAAGACAAAACAAGCGAACAGATTTATGATGCCAATTATCGCGTTTTAACCCCTCCTTATCAAGAACCCCAAGAGGAAACGAAGGAGAATGAAGAACAAGATTGGATTTGA